From one Candidatus Zixiibacteriota bacterium genomic stretch:
- a CDS encoding tetratricopeptide repeat protein yields the protein MIQVHRLCKLVLILAVVQIGGRAANGDPNLLVTQANELGRSGDCRRALVLYDQAIREAPTYPNAYFNRGVCYNELGEVDSAFLDYSRAIERDPGFFPARYNRGRILAERKQWEDAANDFERAFLSEPTFLPALGELAHALFRLNEMDSALVVMNALIERDPSNPYHFNNRGEIYKILGRFDEALIDYNTALTIDPTAAEIYHSLAQLCVKTGDSDGELRYLELFLQYANPYTDPRVDSVKAALAHRAK from the coding sequence ATGATCCAGGTCCATCGACTCTGCAAACTGGTGCTCATACTTGCGGTTGTCCAGATTGGCGGAAGAGCCGCGAACGGCGATCCCAACCTCCTGGTTACTCAGGCCAATGAGCTCGGTCGGTCCGGAGATTGCCGCAGAGCGCTTGTTCTGTACGACCAGGCGATTCGCGAGGCGCCGACCTATCCAAACGCCTACTTCAACCGCGGCGTCTGCTACAACGAACTGGGAGAAGTTGATTCGGCTTTTCTGGACTATTCTCGGGCTATAGAACGCGACCCGGGATTCTTTCCCGCGCGGTACAATCGGGGTCGTATCCTGGCAGAGAGGAAACAGTGGGAAGATGCCGCAAACGACTTTGAGAGAGCGTTTCTCAGTGAGCCGACCTTTCTGCCCGCCTTGGGCGAACTGGCGCACGCGCTGTTCCGGCTCAATGAAATGGACAGCGCGCTGGTCGTCATGAACGCGTTGATCGAACGCGATCCGAGCAATCCGTACCATTTCAACAACCGAGGAGAGATCTACAAGATCCTGGGTCGATTCGATGAGGCGCTCATTGACTACAATACCGCACTGACAATCGACCCGACCGCCGCCGAGATTTACCACAGCCTGGCGCAGTTGTGTGTCAAGACCGGCGACAGCGACGGCGAACTCCGCTACCTTGAATTGTTCCTTCAGTATGCCAACCCCTACACCGATCCCCGAGTTGACTCAGTCAAGGCAGCGCTCGCCCATCGGGCCAAGTGA
- a CDS encoding tetratricopeptide repeat protein has translation MFQLKVDSTRNCLHTVTRVRIQPVLLLLLFLLLPLLSSLSCISRPEYFLSQGAGYRWQGKCRNAMEMYNKALRENPEYADAYNARADCYRELGIYDSALIDYRSAIRYDSTSSWAYLGCGIVHELRQEYPSAVGAYSKAYTIDTTKVAPLERLTRSLYLMKSFDSALSVATLLVTRNPNFPGYHFNRAVVLMDMRRTDEALADLDDVEAGLHDLTVKGNEVSDIWFAWVHHARARIYHTIGDRARERAALEMTVQCSESLACDSIAGLDSIRAVLDNWSDDSDSLRAN, from the coding sequence ATGTTCCAGTTGAAAGTCGACTCGACCCGCAATTGCCTCCATACGGTCACTCGTGTGCGGATTCAGCCTGTACTTCTCTTGCTGTTGTTCTTGCTCCTGCCGTTGCTGAGTTCGCTGTCCTGTATCAGCCGGCCGGAGTACTTCCTCAGTCAGGGCGCTGGGTATCGGTGGCAGGGCAAATGTCGCAACGCGATGGAGATGTACAACAAAGCGCTTCGGGAAAACCCTGAATATGCCGACGCCTACAATGCCCGGGCCGATTGTTATCGTGAACTGGGAATCTACGACTCGGCCCTGATAGACTACCGTTCGGCGATTCGCTATGACTCTACCAGCAGCTGGGCCTACCTGGGCTGCGGGATCGTTCACGAGCTGCGGCAGGAGTACCCGTCAGCGGTGGGGGCCTACAGCAAAGCCTATACTATCGATACCACCAAGGTGGCGCCACTGGAGCGGCTCACGCGCTCCCTCTATCTGATGAAATCGTTCGACAGCGCCCTGTCGGTGGCCACGTTGCTAGTGACGCGAAATCCCAATTTCCCCGGCTACCACTTTAACCGGGCGGTGGTGCTGATGGACATGCGGCGGACCGATGAAGCACTGGCCGATCTGGACGACGTGGAAGCCGGGTTACACGATCTGACCGTGAAGGGTAATGAGGTCAGTGACATCTGGTTCGCCTGGGTGCATCATGCCCGGGCACGAATATATCATACCATCGGCGACAGAGCCAGGGAGCGGGCGGCCCTGGAAATGACGGTACAGTGTTCCGAAAGCCTGGCGTGCGATAGTATTGCCGGGCTGGATTCCATCCGCGCGGTGCTCGACAACTGGTCCGATGACTCGGACTCGCTTCGCGCCAACTGA